In Pseudomonadota bacterium, one genomic interval encodes:
- a CDS encoding ferredoxin family 2Fe-2S iron-sulfur cluster binding protein produces MPKMTFIEKDGTVREVDAPLGLSVMEIAHRHGIDLEGACEGSLACSTCHVIVSQEWYELLTDATEDEEDMLDLAFGLTKTSRLGCQIIMTEELDGLKVTLPGATRNMMK; encoded by the coding sequence CATTGAAAAGGACGGAACGGTGCGGGAAGTAGATGCTCCCCTGGGCCTGTCCGTCATGGAAATCGCCCACCGGCACGGTATCGACCTTGAAGGGGCGTGCGAGGGATCGCTGGCCTGTTCCACCTGCCATGTCATCGTCTCGCAGGAATGGTACGAGCTTCTGACCGACGCGACCGAGGACGAGGAAGACATGCTGGATCTGGCGTTCGGGCTGACAAAAACCTCGCGCCTGGGCTGCCAGATCATCATGACCGAAGAGCTGGACGGGCTGAAAGTTACCCTGCCGGGGGCTACCCGCAACATGATGAAATAG
- the mnmA gene encoding tRNA 2-thiouridine(34) synthase MnmA, with protein sequence MKLPPVVSHKSPKDTRVVVAMSGGVDSSVTAALMKREGYDVVGITLQLYDQGWTLERKGACCAGQDIYDARQVADRLGIPHYVLDYESAFKSSVIEEFADSYIRGETPVPCIRCNQRVKFRDLLQTARELGADALATGHYVRRVEGPDGAQLHRGADPRRDQSYFLFATTRDQLDFLRFPLGDIPKTETRAIAQELNLPVAEKPDSQDICFVPNGSYTQIVERLRPGALEPGDIVHVDGRVLGRHEGIINYTVGQRKGLGVGGEAEPLFVVRLDPVRHRVIVGPRQALGREDVWLKEVNWLAPAAMGARDIPVQVKLRSAQPAVDAMISLGEGGTAHIRLAQPQHGVAPGQAAVVYQGDRVLGGGWIVRPADNPDCSG encoded by the coding sequence ATGAAGCTTCCCCCCGTCGTTTCCCACAAGAGCCCAAAAGATACCCGCGTGGTCGTGGCCATGTCGGGCGGGGTGGATTCGTCCGTCACGGCCGCCCTGATGAAGCGGGAAGGGTACGACGTGGTGGGCATCACGCTCCAGCTCTACGACCAGGGCTGGACGCTGGAACGCAAGGGCGCCTGCTGCGCCGGCCAGGACATCTATGACGCCCGCCAGGTGGCGGATCGTCTCGGTATTCCCCACTACGTCCTGGACTATGAGAGCGCCTTTAAATCCAGTGTGATCGAGGAATTTGCCGACAGTTATATCCGCGGGGAAACGCCCGTGCCCTGCATCCGCTGCAACCAGCGGGTCAAGTTCCGTGACCTGCTCCAGACCGCGCGGGAGCTGGGCGCAGACGCCCTGGCCACCGGCCACTATGTGCGCCGGGTTGAGGGGCCGGACGGGGCCCAGCTGCACCGCGGGGCCGATCCCCGCCGGGACCAGAGCTATTTCCTGTTCGCCACCACCCGCGACCAGCTGGACTTCCTGCGCTTTCCGCTGGGCGACATTCCCAAGACCGAAACCCGCGCCATCGCACAGGAGCTGAACCTGCCCGTGGCCGAAAAGCCCGACAGCCAGGATATCTGCTTTGTGCCCAATGGGTCCTATACACAGATTGTGGAGCGTCTGCGGCCCGGTGCGCTGGAGCCGGGCGATATTGTTCATGTGGACGGCCGCGTTCTGGGCCGGCACGAGGGAATCATCAACTACACCGTGGGCCAGCGCAAGGGTCTGGGCGTGGGGGGCGAGGCCGAGCCCCTGTTCGTGGTGCGGCTTGATCCTGTCCGTCACCGGGTCATTGTGGGGCCGCGCCAGGCACTGGGCCGCGAGGATGTCTGGCTGAAAGAGGTGAACTGGCTGGCTCCGGCGGCCATGGGCGCCCGGGATATTCCGGTGCAGGTCAAGCTGCGCTCGGCCCAGCCGGCTGTGGATGCCATGATCTCGTTGGGAGAAGGGGGCACGGCGCACATTCGTCTTGCGCAGCCCCAGCACGGCGTTGCGCCCGGCCAGGCTGCCGTGGTGTACCAGGGCGACCGGGTTCTGGGGGGCGGGTGGATTGTCAGACCTGCTGATAACCCTGACTGCAGTGGGTGA